From Candidatus Micrarchaeia archaeon:
ATCCTGAGATGAGGGTCCATACCGGGACTCCGCCCTCTACTTCCAGTGAGAATTCAGCTGAGTCCATTCCGCAGGCGGATGCAGCTGCCGGGCTGTCCATCCAGCTTTCGTCCAGCTGGGCCAGAAACGAGAAGGGCATGTCGCGGATGGACGCGTCCGGGTCAGGAACCGTGAGCGCGTATCCCTTGGAGCCCGAGAGCGAATCGAAATAATAGTCCCATTGGAGGGCAAGGCCCGCGCCTTCGCTTGCTCCCTTCACGGAAACCAGTTTCGCATCCTTCCTGAACCACACTATGTTTTTTTCCGCTGTTTGGAGCCCGTCTTTTGCAGAGAACGGCTGCTGCGGGGAAAAAGACTGGTCCCGGGTGATGTTTATTGTGATGTTGGGCTGGGCTGATTCGTTTTGTTTGCCATCCGGAGTAAGGAAAGTGCATCCTGCGAGGAACATGATAAGGAATACGGAAACAAGCAGCAATCTCATCCAACCACCCGTTCTTCCTTCTCCTAAAACATTTATAAAAAGCGACGCTCAGGGCTTTTTTTGCATTTCCTTCAGGAGCTTTTCTGGAATGGGGGCGCAACTGCAGTTTTTCCGGTGCGCGAGGTGCCATTTGACGCGCTGCTCGAAAGAGGCGTTTTCTGGCATCTTGTTTTTCAAATGCCATGCTTTGTTGATTGCCATGGTGAAAACCAAAGGATTACGGATAGACCCTGTTTATCACGCGCGGGAAAGGAATCGCGTCCCTTATGTGGTCCAGGCCGAGCATCCATTTCACCAAGCGCTCTATCCCCAAACCGAAGCCTGAGTGCGGGTAGGAACCGTATTTTCTCAAATCAATGTACCATTCGTAGTTCTTCCTGTCCAGCTTCTGCTCGTCAATGCGGGCCATGAGCTCTGCATAGTCCCAAATCCTTTCCGAGCCGCCGATTATTTCCCCGTGGCCTTCAGGAGCGAGCACATCTGCGTTGAGAACTGTTCCCGGGTTGTCCGGGTCCTCGCGCATGTAAAATGCCTTTATGTCCCTGGGGAAGTTGGTCACGAATATGGGCTTGTCCTCTTCCTTCGTGAGCAAAGCTTCCTCGTCCGCGCCTATGTCCTGGCCCATCTTTATGTTCGCGCCTTTCTTTATCGCGAGCTTCACTGCTTCCTCGTAAGTGATGCGCTTGAAGGGGGTGCGCACTGCCTTGAGCTTTTCAGGTTCGCGTCCTACTGCTTGGAGTATGTCTGCGTGGTTCGCAGCCATTTTCTGCGCTACGTATTCGAGCATCTTCTCCTGCACTTCCATGTTCATTTTCTGGTCGTAAAAGGCCATTTCGGGCTCGAGGTGCCAGTACTCGCACAGGTGGCGCACCGTCCTTGACGGTTCGGCGCGGAAGGAAGGGGCGAAAACGTAAACTTTTTCCAGCGCGGTTGTAAAGACTTCGGCATAGAGCTGGCTGCTCTGCGTGAGGAACGCCTTTTGCCCGAAGTAGTTCATTTCAAACAATGTGGAGCCGCCTTCGCATCCTGCCTGGGTTATCATAGGGGGCGCAAGCTCGAAAAATTCCTCGTTGTCGAAAAATTCGCGGAGGTATTTCACTATATAGTAGCGGCCCTTCATTATGTTCGTGAGCCTCTGGGAACGGAGCCAGAGATGGCGCGTGTCCAGGAGGAAATCCACGGACTGGTCTTTTGCAATCGGGAAGGGTTCGCTTTTTCCCACTATTGAAATGTCGGAAACCGCGAGCTCGTAGCCCCCCGGAGCGCGCTTGTCCTCTTTCACCGTCCCTTCAACCAGAATCGTGGATTCCACGTATGCAGAGGAAGCAAGAGAGAATTTCTGTTCGCCTACTGCGTCTTTTTTTACCGCGCACTGCACGATTCCAGAGGAATCCCTCACTACGATGAAGGTTAAGCCTCCGGAAGTGCGGGAGCGGTGAATCCAGCCCCTTATTTTAACCTTTCCAGTAGAGGAACCGGAGAGTATTGAGCCTATTCGCGTGAAATCCCTGTCAAGAACGTCCATCTTTTCACCTGAAGGGATTTTAACGGCAACGATTTAAACATTAACGAAAGGATTTAAATCCTTAAAGTTCACTAATTACAACATGAGTAGATTGATGGTCGGGAATCATGCACCTACCCGGGCGCAGACTGGAAAGGAAAAACCACTCAACGAGCAGATGGGGGACTGGCGCAGGGCAGCGAGATGCAAAATCGTGGCTGGGAATCTTCCTGAGCAGATTGTTGCGCGGAACAAGTGGCCCGAAAGGCCTGGGAAAGATGCGGAAGGAAAGTTCCGAATAACCACTGTTCCGGAAAAGCTCGGAATAAGGAAATTGGGACTGCTGGAGCCAGGTGTAGTAGAGGTGGATTTTTACAGCGTGCGCGAAGGGAGGAGGGCGAAGCGCATAGTTGTAACCGACCTGTTCAGGGCTGTGAGGATGCTCAAGCACGTATGCGACAGCGCCGAAGCGGAATTCAAGAAAAGGGATAATATTTTGGGTGAGATTGAGAATGCGAACGCGAGGCTTGCGCAGAACTGGAAAAAACTGGGCGAAAGCGAGTACCGCGAAATAGAGGGGCAGGTTGGGAAGATTCTGGATGCGATATCCAATGATGTCGCGATGAGCAAGAAGTTGGGGCGTGAAAAGCTGGAGGGGGCAGTGAAACTGCTTGTGGAAGGGAAGAATGAGGCGAATCTTTTCAACAAGCACGCAAAGCTTGCAGGGGCGTGCGCGAAGCTCGTGGGTTTCAGGAACAGGTACGGGAGATGGAGGGACTGGGAAAACTCAGGTGTGATAGGGTACAACAGGCTGAGGGAATGGGCACTCAGAAAGGAAAGGGACGAGATGGTGAAGGCGAGGCTGCGCATCATCTCGAAGGAGATGAAGAAAGACAATTATGATAAGGGCTTCGCGATACGGAATCTGTGGATGCGCGATTGCATGTTCGTGGGGCGCATAGAGGATGCGGTAAAGGTATTGCGGAGAGGAAATGGCGTCGATATTCTTGCCGCGGAAAGGATGAGGAAACTTTCTGAAAAGCTTTACCTTCTAGGAATCCATATAAAAGTGAAACCGCATGTGGAACGGGCCCTCGCGCATTTGGGGCAAAACCAGGTGAAGGAAGCCCTGGGGGGTCTAGAACAGGCCAGATATGGACTCTCTAATGATGGCAGCAGGAATGGAAAGGAGATGACTAAAATAGTTGTGCGCACTGTGCTGATGCTCACAGACAGGGTAGGATACGCGAAAAAGGAGCTCGAGGAGGTCGGAAAGCGGCTTAGGGACGAGAAGGACAGCGTGCCTGAGGGAAGGGCCAA
This genomic window contains:
- the asnS gene encoding asparagine--tRNA ligase, giving the protein MDVLDRDFTRIGSILSGSSTGKVKIRGWIHRSRTSGGLTFIVVRDSSGIVQCAVKKDAVGEQKFSLASSAYVESTILVEGTVKEDKRAPGGYELAVSDISIVGKSEPFPIAKDQSVDFLLDTRHLWLRSQRLTNIMKGRYYIVKYLREFFDNEEFFELAPPMITQAGCEGGSTLFEMNYFGQKAFLTQSSQLYAEVFTTALEKVYVFAPSFRAEPSRTVRHLCEYWHLEPEMAFYDQKMNMEVQEKMLEYVAQKMAANHADILQAVGREPEKLKAVRTPFKRITYEEAVKLAIKKGANIKMGQDIGADEEALLTKEEDKPIFVTNFPRDIKAFYMREDPDNPGTVLNADVLAPEGHGEIIGGSERIWDYAELMARIDEQKLDRKNYEWYIDLRKYGSYPHSGFGLGIERLVKWMLGLDHIRDAIPFPRVINRVYP